In one Nomascus leucogenys isolate Asia chromosome 13, Asia_NLE_v1, whole genome shotgun sequence genomic region, the following are encoded:
- the LOC100602318 gene encoding uncharacterized protein LOC100602318 yields MTAPKAFAGLSRPQRKGDPSSGLVHVKRDMAGKRTSPGGPACTGKGAGLDAAFTTTRAPRAVRLETTFPRGRRAERAGKRAFRVQCAGAKAIFDYIREVQEAVRSFASAALRLWCFCCLQPGFIRYCPAREFPFCVWLEQPAGTEWILKEGVTAGPPRKPRADIYNLRSPDEFIVGQNQALIEPG; encoded by the exons ATGACTGCGCCCAAGGCCTTTGCGGGCCTCAGCCGGCCCCAGAGGAAGGGGGACCCGTCGAGCGGTTTGGTGCATGTGAAGCGCGACATGGCGGGGAAGCGGACAAGCCCGGGTGGCCCCGCGTGTACAGGGAAAGGGGCGGGGCTAGACGCGGCCTTCACAACTACTAGAGCGCCTCGGGCTGTGCGGCTcgagactacatttcccaggggGCGCCGCGCGGAGCGGGCGGGAAAGAGAGCGTTTCGGGTCCAGTGCGCAGGTGCGAAAGCCATCTTTGATTATATAAGGGAGGTTCAGGAAGCCGTTCGTTCTTTCGCGTCTGCGGCGCTGAGGCTGTGGTGTTTCTGCTGTTTGCAGCCAGGCTTCATCCGCTATTGTCCTGCTCGTGAGTTCCCattttgtgtgtg GTTAGAGCAGCCAGCGGGTACAGAATGGATTTTGAAGGAGGGAGTCACCGCTGGACCTCCAAGGAAGCCACGTGCAGACATCTACAACCTTCGATCTCCTGACGA GTTTATTGTTGGCCAAAACCAGGCTTTGATTGAACCAGGATGA